Part of the Thermococcus barossii genome is shown below.
TCGATTAAGTTCATCGTCGAGGGAGTTGACGTTCCCTTCGCCAACGCCCTGAGGAGAACCATCCTTGCCGAGGTTCCCACCTTTGCCGTTGACGAGGTGGAGTTCTTTGAGAACGACTCAGCCCTCTTTGACGAGATAATCGCCCACAGGCTGGCGATGATTCCGCTCACCACCCCGGTTGAGAGGTTCTCTCTCGATGCCCTTGAGCTCGACGACTACACCGTCACACTCTCCCTTGAAGCCGAGGGACCCGGAATGGTTTACTCCGGCGACCTAAAGAGCGACGATGAGGGTGTGAAGCCGGCAAACCCGGACATACCCATAGTCAAGCTCGCCGAAGGGCAGAGGCTCACGCTCAATGCCTACGCCAAGCTCGGCCGCGGAAAGGATCACGCCAAGTGGCAGCCTGGCTTCGTTTACTACAAGTACCTCACGAAGATACACGTCAGCAAAGAAGTTCCCGACTGGGAGGAGCTCAAGAAGCTCGCCGAAAGGCGCGGTCTTCCCGTTGAGGAGGGGGAGGGGGAGTTCGTCATCACAACCACCAAGGCATTCTATCTGCCGAGGAAGTTCGAGCCGTATCAGGGCGATAAGATACGGGAAGAGGTAGTTCCCGGAGCGTTCGTGTTTACCGTGGAAACCAACGGAGAGCTTCCCGTTGAGGAAATCGTGGCCATAGCCCTCAAAATCCTCATGAGAAAGAGCGATAGATTTATAAGCGAACTCCATAAATTAGCGTCCGACTGACGCGGGGGTAGCCGAGCCTGGTCAAAGGCGCGGGATTCAGGGTCCCGTCCCGTAGGGGTTCCGGGGTTCAAATCCCCGCCCCCGCACCAGTATTTACGCTCACCCCGTTTGGACCTGTCGGTTTCCCACCTGCGAGAGAGCGTTAAGGAGGTATGTTCATGGTCAAGAGAACCGGACCCACAGACATCAACCTGAGGAGGCTCATCCGCTACCTCAGAAAGAAGTCGAACGAGGAAGGGGTTAGGATATGGAAGGACATAGCCTGGCGCCTTGAGAGGCCCAGGAGGCAGAGGGCTGAAGTGAACGTCAGCAGGATCAACCGCTACACCAAGGAGGGCGATACGGTCATCGTTCCGGGAAGCGTCCTCGGCGCCGGAAAGCTCGAGCACAAGGTCACCGTTGCCGCGTGGAAGTTCAGTGAGACTGCCAAGAAGAAGATAATTGAGGCCGGTGGAGAGGTCCTCACGATTGAGGAACTCATTGAGAGAAACCCGAAGGGTAGTGGAGTAATCATAATGGAGTGATGGGCCATGAGGATAATTAACGCTGAAGGACTCATACTCGGAAGGCTCGCCTCTAAAGTTGCAAAGATGCTCCTTGAGGGCGAGGAGATCGTCATAGTCAACGCCGACAAGGCCATCATCACCGGAAACCGCGAGGACATCTTCGCCAAGTACAAGCAGAGGACCGAGCTCAGAACCAGGACCAACCCGAGGAGGGGCCCGTTCTACCCGAAGAGAAGCGACGAGATAGTCAGGAGAACCGTTAGGGGAATGCTTCCCTGGAAGACCGACCGCGGAAGGAAGGCCTTCAAGAGGCTCAAGGTTTACGCCGGCGTTCCAAAGGAGTTCGAGGGCAGAGAGCTTGAGACCATAATCGAGGCCCACATGTCAAGGCTTGCAACCCCGAAGTACGTTACCGTTGGCGAGGTTGCCAAGTTCCTCGGTGGAAAGTTCTGAGGTGAGAGAAAATGAAGGTCATCCAGACTGCTGGTAAGAGAAAAACGGCCATCGCGAGGGCCACCATAAGGGAAGGGAAGGGCCGCGTCAGGATAAACCACAAGCCCGTGGAGATAATCGAACCCGAGATAGCGCGCTTCACCATAATGGAGCCGCTCGTCCTCGCCGGTGAGGAGATAGTTAGCAAGGTTGACATAGACGTCAAGGTCGAGGGCGGAGGCTTCATGGGGCAGGCAGAGGCCGCTCGCGTCGCCATAGCCCGCGCGCTCGTCGAGTGGACCAACGACATGAACCTCAAGGAAAAGTTTATGAAGTACGACAGAACCATGCTCGTCGGGGACAGCAGGAGAACCGAGCCCCACAAGCCCAACCGCTCAACCAAGGGTCCACGTGCCAAGAGGCAGAAGTCCTACCGCTGACCGCTTTCCTTTAATATTCGGAGAAGGTGATACGGGTGATAGTTCCCGTCAGGTGCTTCACGTGTGGAAAGGTCATAGGGGACAAATACTACGAATTTAAGGCCCGGGTTGAGAAGGGCGAGGATCCCGAGAAGGTCCTCGACGACCTTGGGGTCGAAAGGTACTGCTGCAGGAGAACCCTGCTGAGCCACGTCGAGCTCATCGACCAGGTAATGGTATACAGGGTATACTGAAAAACCACATTTCTGGGGGGCCGTGGGGTAGCTTGGTCTATCCTCCCGGCTTGGGGTGCCGGAGACCCGGGTTCAAATCCCGGCGGCCCCACCAAAATTTGCACGGGTGGTTGGAATGTTCAGGTACACGAGATTTGAAAAGGCCCGTATAATTGGAGCAAGGGCCCTCCAGATAGCGATGGGTGCGCCCATACTCATCGACGTTCCGGAAGGAATCACGCCGCTCGAAGCCGCGCTGCTCGAGTTCGAGAAGGGCATAATACCGCTCACCGTAATCAGGCCGAGCTGATGAAAAATGACCGTGATAGAGAACGTAATCGGCAGAGTCGCGGTGCTCAGGGGCGGGAAGTACTCCGTCGAGGTAGACGTCATAACGAGTTCGGGCTTTGGAAGATTCGCCGCTCCCGTGGACGAGAATCCCAGCCTCTACATCGCCGAGGCCCACAGGGCGGTGAGTGAGGTCGACGAGATAATCGGGCCCGAGCTGATAGGCTTCGATGCCAGCGAGCAGGAGCTCATAGACAGCTACCTCTGGGAGATAGACGGCACCGAGGATTTCAGCCACATAGGGGCCAATACGGCACTCGCCGTTTCGATAGCGGTCGCCAAAGCCGCGGCGAGCGTCAAGAGGATGCCCCTGTACAGCTACATCGGGGGAACTTTCACCACCGAACTGCCAGTCCCAATCCTTGAGATAGCGACCGGTGAGGCTTTCGACTACTACGTGATGGTCAGGGATTTGATGGAGATAACCGACGTCGTTGATGCAGCTAGCAGGGTCCTTGAGAATGCAGAGGCCGGAACGGTGGAGGCCTTTTCGAAGGCCACGGAAAGGGCAGCCGATGAGCTCGGCCTTGAGGTTGCCATCGGGCTCGTACAGAAGACGCCTATGGAGACCGAGGAAGTGCTCTCCCTGGTTGAGGACAACAACGTCGCCTACATAAAGCCCCTCGGTGACGAGGAGCTGTTCCTTGAGCTGATAGCAGGCACCCACGGGGTGTTCGTTGACGGCGAGCACCTCTTCCGTGAGAAGGACATACTGGACAGGCGCTACTACAACGCCCTGTCAATAAAGCCGATAAACCTGGGCACGCTCACCGACTTATACAATCTCGTGAACGATGCGAAGTCGGAGAGGATAACTCCCATCCTCGCGGAGGCTCGCTACGAGTCCTCCGATGAGGCACTGGCCCACCTCGCGGTGGGTCTGCGCTGCCCGGCGATGGTGCTCCGGAAGGACTCCATCGCCAAGCTGAACGAGCTGATAAGAATAGCGGAAGATCTGGGTGAAAGGGGTAGGATAATAACCTTTGAAGGATGAGGAGGTGTGAAGAATGGAGGAATACCTTGTTCCACTCGACCAGTACCTTGCCGCGGGTGTCCACATTGGCACCCAGCAGAAGACCCAGGACATGAAGAAGTTCATATACCGCGTTAGACAGGACGGCCTCTACGTCCTCGACGTCAGGAAGACCGATGAGAGGCTTCGCGTTGCCGGCAAGTTCCTGGCCAAGTTTGACCCGGCGAACATCCTCGCCGTCAGCGTCAGGCTTTACGGCCAGAAACCGGTCAAAAAGTTCGGCGACGTTACCGGCGCCAGGGCCATCCCGGGCCGTTTCCTGCCCGGAACCATGACCAACCCAAAG
Proteins encoded:
- a CDS encoding DNA-directed RNA polymerase subunit D, which encodes MEPKFQILEKREDSIKFIVEGVDVPFANALRRTILAEVPTFAVDEVEFFENDSALFDEIIAHRLAMIPLTTPVERFSLDALELDDYTVTLSLEAEGPGMVYSGDLKSDDEGVKPANPDIPIVKLAEGQRLTLNAYAKLGRGKDHAKWQPGFVYYKYLTKIHVSKEVPDWEELKKLAERRGLPVEEGEGEFVITTTKAFYLPRKFEPYQGDKIREEVVPGAFVFTVETNGELPVEEIVAIALKILMRKSDRFISELHKLASD
- a CDS encoding 50S ribosomal protein L18e, which gives rise to MVKRTGPTDINLRRLIRYLRKKSNEEGVRIWKDIAWRLERPRRQRAEVNVSRINRYTKEGDTVIVPGSVLGAGKLEHKVTVAAWKFSETAKKKIIEAGGEVLTIEELIERNPKGSGVIIME
- the rplM gene encoding 50S ribosomal protein L13, with protein sequence MRIINAEGLILGRLASKVAKMLLEGEEIVIVNADKAIITGNREDIFAKYKQRTELRTRTNPRRGPFYPKRSDEIVRRTVRGMLPWKTDRGRKAFKRLKVYAGVPKEFEGRELETIIEAHMSRLATPKYVTVGEVAKFLGGKF
- a CDS encoding 30S ribosomal protein S9; translated protein: MKVIQTAGKRKTAIARATIREGKGRVRINHKPVEIIEPEIARFTIMEPLVLAGEEIVSKVDIDVKVEGGGFMGQAEAARVAIARALVEWTNDMNLKEKFMKYDRTMLVGDSRRTEPHKPNRSTKGPRAKRQKSYR
- a CDS encoding DNA-directed RNA polymerase subunit N, coding for MIVPVRCFTCGKVIGDKYYEFKARVEKGEDPEKVLDDLGVERYCCRRTLLSHVELIDQVMVYRVY
- a CDS encoding DNA-directed RNA polymerase subunit K, with the translated sequence MFRYTRFEKARIIGARALQIAMGAPILIDVPEGITPLEAALLEFEKGIIPLTVIRPS
- the rpsB gene encoding 30S ribosomal protein S2, coding for MEEYLVPLDQYLAAGVHIGTQQKTQDMKKFIYRVRQDGLYVLDVRKTDERLRVAGKFLAKFDPANILAVSVRLYGQKPVKKFGDVTGARAIPGRFLPGTMTNPKVKNFMEPDVLIVTDPRADHQAMKEAIEIGIPIVALVDTENFLSYVDVAIPTNNKGRKALALIYWILAREVLYNRKEIESREDFKVPVEDFEMRIVRT